From Aspergillus fumigatus Af293 chromosome 3, whole genome shotgun sequence, a single genomic window includes:
- a CDS encoding mismatch repair ATPase MSH2, which produces MSSRPDLKVDDEVGFIRFYHSLSSDGNDETIRVFDRGDWYSAHGAEAEFIARTVYKTTSVLRNLGRSETGGLPSVTMSVTVFRNFLREALFKLNKRVEIWGSNGAGRGQWKLMKQASPGNLQDVEEELGSVGGLAMESAPVILAVKISAKASEARGVGVCFADASVRELGVSEFLDNDVYSNFESLIIQLGVKECLVQMDTNRKDVELGKIRAIADNCGIAISERPVADFGVKDIEQDLTRLLRDERSAATLPQTELKLAMGSASALIKYLGVMADPSNFGQYQLYQHDLSQFMKLDASALRALNLMPGPRDGSRTMSLFGLLNHCKTPVGSRLLAQWLKQPLMDLAEIEKRQQLVEAFVENTELRQTLQEEHLRSIPDLYRLAKRFQRKQANLEDVVRVYQVAIRLPGFVSSLENVMDEQYQTPLETEYTSKLRSHSDSLAKLEEMVETTVDLAALENHEFIIKPEFDDSLRIIRKKLDKLRHDMDVEHRRVAKDLDQEVDKKLFLENHRVHGWCFRLTRNEAGCIRNKREYQECSTQKNGVYFTTSTMQALRREHDQLSSNYNRTQSGLVNEVVNVAASYCPVLEQLAGVLAHLDVIVSFAHAAVHAPTAYVRPKMHPRGTGNTILKEARHPCMEMQDDISFITNDVSLIRDESSFLIITGPNMGGKSTYIRQIGVIALMAQTGCFVPCSEAELTIFDCILARVGASDSQLKGVSTFMAEMLETSNILKSATSESLIIIDELGRGTSTYDGFGLAWAISEHIVTEIRCFGLFATHFHELTALADRYPKSVKNLHVVAFIGDGTNDNAGEERPKKQQVTLLYRVEPGICDQSFGIHVAELVRFPEKVVNMARQKAEELEDFTSAEAQGQQAGASIDGYSQEEVEEGSALLKGMLLKWKAEIESHDRKLTVEEKRQIMRDLVNADEKLRANKVFQSIKAL; this is translated from the exons ATGTCGTCTCGACCTGATCTGAAG GTCGACGACGAAGTCGGCTTCATTCGCTTCTACCATTCCCTCTCTTCGGACGGCAACGATGAGACAATCCGAGTCTTCGACCGCGGCGATTGGTACTCCGCACATGGCGCCGAGGCCGAATTTATCGCTCGGACGGTCTACAAAACGACCTCCGTGCTCCGCAACCTGGGTCGCAGTGAGACTGGCGGCCTGCCTTCCGTGACCATGAGCGTAACCGTTTTCCGGAATTTCCTGCGCGAAGCACTCTTCAAACTCAACAAACGGGTTGAAATCTGGGGCTCGAATGGAGCAGGCAGAGGCCAGTGGAAGTTGATGAAACAAGCCAGTCCGGGGAACCTGCAggacgtggaagaggagctggGCAGTGTGGGCGGACTTGCCATGGAATCGGCGCCGGTGATTCTGGCCGTAAAGATTTCAGCCAAGGCGTCTGAGGCGCGAGGTGTCGGGGTGTGTTTCGCGGATGCGAGTGTCCGGGAACTGGGCGTCAGCGAGTTCCTGGACAACGATGTCTATTCGAACTTTGAGTCGTTGATTATTCAGCTTGGCGTTAAAGAGTGCCTGGTGCAGATGGATACGAATAGGAAGGATGTGGAGCTGGGGAAGATTCGGGCTATCGCCGACAACTGTGGGATCGCTATCTCCGAGAGACCCGTGGCGGACTTCGGGGTGAAGGATATCGAGCAGGATCTCACTCGGCTGCTCAGGGACGAGCGTTCGGCGGCCACGTTGCCGCAGACGGAGCTGAAGCTCGCGATGGGCTCCGCGTCGGCTCTGATCAAGTATCTGGGTGTCATGGCCGACCCGAGCAATTTCGGGCAGTATCAGCTCTACCAGCATGATTTATCGCAGTTTATGAAGTTAGATGCCTCCGCCCTCCGGGCGTTGAATCTCATGCCTGGTCCGCGGGACGGATCGAGGACCATGAGCTTGTTCGGTTTGTTGAATCATTGCAAGACGCCTGTGGGCAGTCGCCTACTGGCGCAATGGTTGAAGCAGCCACTCATGGATCTcgctgagattgagaagagACAGCAGCTCGTGGAGGCTTTCGTCGAGAATACAGAGTTGAGACAGacgctgcaggaggagcatCTTCGCTCCATTCCGGATCTGTACCGGCTCGCGAAGCGGTTCCAGCGGAAACAGGCCAACTTGGAAGATGTGGTGCGAGTATATCAGGTTGCGATTCGTCTGCCTGGCTTTGTCAGCTCGCTCGAGAATGTCATGGACGAGCAATACCAGACTCCTTTGGAGACGGAATACACCAGCAAGCTGCGCAGCCACTCGGACAGCCTAGccaagctggaggaaatgGTGGAGACTACCGTCGACCTGGCTGCGTTAGAGAACCACgagttcatcatcaagccAGAGTTCGATGACAGTCTGCGCATCATTCGGAAGAAATTGGATAAGCTGCGACATGACATGGACGTGGAGCATCGCCGGGTGGCGAAGGACCTGGATCAGGAGGTAGACAAGAAGCTGTTCTTGGAGAATCACCGCGTGCATGGCTGGTGCTTCCGTCTGACCCGAAACGAGGCGGGCTGCATCAGAAACAAGAGAGAGTACCAGGAATGCTCCACCCAGAAGAACGGAGTGTACTTCACCACTTCAACGATGCAAGCTCTGCGCCGGGAGCATGATCAGCTCTCATCTAACTACAACCGGACCCAGTCAGGGTTGGTGAATGAGGTGGTGAACGTGGCTGCATCCTACTGTCCCGTGCTGGAACAGCTTGCTGGTGTTCTCGCCCATCTCGATGTCATCGTCAGCTTCGCCCATGCTGCTGTGCATGCTCCAACCGCATATGTCCGCCCCAAGATGCACCCGCGCGGCACGGGAAATACGATCCTTAAGGAGGCGCGGCATCCCTGTATGGAAATGCAGGACgacatctccttcatcacCAACGACGTATCCCTGATCCGCGACGAGTcctccttcctcatcatcaccggTCCCAACATGGGTGGTAAATCAACCTACATCCGTCAAATCGGCGTTATTGCGCTCATGGCCCAGACGGGGTGCTTCGTGCCCTGTTCTGAGGCTGAGCTCACAATCTTCGATTGCATCCTCGCCCGTGTCGGCGCAAGCGATTCGCAGCTCAAGGGCGTCTCGACTTTCATGGCCGAGATGCTTGAGACGTCCAATATCCTCAAGTCCGCGACCTCAGAGtccctcatcatcatagACGAGCTGGGCCGTGGCACCAGCACCTACGACGGCTTTGGCTTGGCATGGGCCATCTCCGAGCACATTGTCACCGAGATCCGCTGCTTTGGGCTCTTCGCAACTCATTTCCACGAGCTCACGGCTCTCGCGGACCGATACCCCAAATCTGTCAAAAACCTGCACGTGGTGGCCTTCATCGGAGACGGCACTAACGACAatgcaggagaagaaaggcctAAGAAGCAGCAGGTGACTCTGCTTTACCGCGTCGAGCCCGGTATCTGCGACCAGTCCTTCGGTATCCACGTCGCGGAGCTGGTTCGGTTCCCCGAGAAAGTAGTCAATATGGCCCGGCAAAAAGCCGAGGAGCTCGAAGATTTTACGTCTGCAGAGGCCCAGGGGCAGCAGGCTGGCGCGTCTATCGATGGATATTCTcaggaagaggtggaggagggcaGCGCGCTACTCAAGGGGATGCTGTTGAAGTGGAAGGCGGAGATTGAGTCGCATGACAGGAAGTTGACGGTCGAGGAAAAGAGACAGATCATGCGTGATCTTGTCAATGCTGATGAGAAGCTCCGGGCCAACAAGGTCTTCCAGAGTATCAAGGCTTTGTGA
- the dvrA gene encoding C2H2-type zinc finger protein, producing the protein MTSFLPVNNTSSPQTRPMEEVATAATPRPHTNVSATEENRSRTMNSGTEDATPLNLHKVQEDSASRTKPSLGHNGTSHGESDADRDGSDHDSDAAGNAPPSKKKKGQRFYCTDFPPCNLSFTRSEHLARHIRKHTGERPFQCHCSRRFSRLDNLRQHAQTVHVNEEIPGDSLAATGTRFQRQIRTDRVRPQGRARAGTGGSQGTHSRGHSRNLSTSSIASTTSTYSQPPELRRRPPPLIMANDGSARTRLGLDTMADIPTTPPGQVRGIPGPAVAVGSPYTPSHRLFAAGGNGSPHLASARPAAAHMSGFWDGKTAARRLSVPTSANPFASQQPNNYPPSLVGSATPTTAAYPPGGVFASPVSSTHSFSREENAYSAADADLRRRTWHPSTHFALPRPATSGLSHYQTPDTVDAPVNASGATEQPPRLPGIESFDKVVLHQRPLTPPVRRPSPMQIDSHRKPSPSYALGGGFNYSQPANRPAPPISGPGHRRGHVSWDMSLHTNLTGLHIRDKPLPRDASHWSQQTIAELQNVSSRPSSSYQQQVQESRGITGHSAYEKMQGWYGGHTSGSQATRTSPEDSSSSEGVHTPSTASLEYHPAIVHNSGYIESHPPSMACDTSHSACPPLSQFSDGYQPHVKPDPRPDFYHNASVRDSGMGRLEALVAVATSENKNTAKLYG; encoded by the exons ATGACTTCCTTCTTGCCAGTAAATAATACGTCTTCGCCGCAAACTCGGCCCATGGAGGAGGTAGCAACCGCAGCCACACCTCGACCTCATACGAATGTGTCAGCCACAGAAGAGAACAGGTCGCGAACTATGAACAGTGGCACAGAAGACGCAACTCCACTCAACCTGCATAAGGTCCAAGAGGACTCGGCTTCTCGAACAAAACCGTCATTAGGTCACAATGGAACTTCACATGGGGAATCCGATGCAGACCGTGATGGCTCCGATCATGACTCCGACGCCGCAGGCAATGCCCCTccatcaaagaagaagaaagggcAACGGTTCTATTGTACAGATTTCCCTCCGTGCAATTTGAGCTTTACCAGAAGCGAACATCTTGCCAGGCATATCCGGAAGCACACTGGGGAGCGTCCGTTTCAATGTCATTGTTCCAGGCGATTTTCGCGTCTTGATAACCTTCGTCAACATGCTCAGACCGTGCATGTAAACGAGGAGATTCCTGGGGATTCGCTTGCAGCTACTGGAACACGTTTCCAACGGCAGATTCGTACCGACAGGGTCCGCCCTCAAGGTCGAGCCAGAGCCGGCACGGGGGGTAGTCAAGGAACGCATAGTCGGGGCCACAGCAGAAATCTTTCGACGTCGAGTATCGCATCGACGACCTCGACGTACAGTCAGCCTCCGGAGCTTCGCCGTCGACCGCCGCCATTAATCATGGCCAATGACGGGAGCGCCAGGACTCGTCTTGGTCTGGATACGATGGCAGATATCCCCACAACTCCACCAGGCCAAGTGCGCGGCATCCCAGGTCCTGCCGTCGCAGTTGGCTCCCCTTACACACCTTCTCATCGTCTTTTTGCCGCTGGTGGCAACGGAAGTCCTCACTTAGCTTCGGCAAGGCCCGCCGCCGCCCACATGTCGGGATTCTGGGACGGCAAGACGGCAGCTCGTCGTCTCTCAGTGCCCACCAGTGCGAATCCCTTTGCATCTCAACAACCGAACAATTATCCTCCCAGCCTTGTTGGATCGGCAACTCCTACAACGGCAGCATATCCGCCGGGCGGAGTTTTCGCAAGCCCCGTCAGCTCGACTCATTCGTTTTCCAGGGAGGAAAATGCATACAGTGCTGCTGATGCGGACTTGCGGAGACGGACCTGGCATCCTTCAACCCACTTTGCACTTCCCCGACCTGCTACTAGTGGATTGTCCCATTACCAAACTCCTGATACCGTTGACGCACCGGTCAACGCAAGTGGCGCGACAGAACAGCCCCCCAGATTGCCTGGAATTGAAAGCTTCGACAAAGTTGTGTTACACCAGCGGCCTCTGACTCCTCCCGTTCGAAGGCCTAGTCCGATGCAGATTGACAGCCACCGCAAGCCATCACCGAGTTATGCTTTGGGAGGAGGTTTCAATTATTCGCAGCCCGCGAACCGACCCGCCCCTCCGATATCTGGGCCCGGTCATCGCCGCGGTCACGTCTCCTGGGACATGTCACTACACACCAATCTCACAGGACTGCATATCAGGGACAAGCCCCTCCCCAGAGACGCGTCGCACTGGAGCCAGCAGACGATTGCAGAGCTACAGAATGTGTCATCCCGGCCATCTTCGTCGTATCAACAACAAGTTCAGGAGTCGCGGGGAATTACTGGGCATTCTGCGTATGAGAAGATGCAGGGGTGGTATGGTGGCCATACCTCGGGTTCCCAGGCGACGCGGACATCCCCTGAAGACTCGAGTAGTAGTGAAGGCGTTCACACACCCTCTACCGCATCACTTGAGTACCACCCTGCCATTGTGCACAACAGCGGCTACATCGAGTCTCATCCACCTTCCATGGCCTGCGATACATCCCACTCA GCTTGTCCCCCACTCTCGCAGTTTTCTGATGGCTATCAGCCCCATGTGAAACCCGATCCACGACCGGATTTCTATCATAATGCGTCCGTGCGGGACTCTGGGATGGGAAGACTTGAGGCACTTGTTGCAGTCGCCACGAGCGAAAATAAAAATACTGCAAAGCTATACGGATAA
- a CDS encoding phosphatidylinositol N-acetylglucosaminyltransferase: protein MHPFSILTLGIFVAGYITARWDLVTRLYELAIFAWDHGVVPRNVDNALRAGILFRNSPHPIARIFTLCGRSTMHVLGSTNPQEPPSAFNPAHLHVTTHPSYKVPRIYCPPEANISVQVIMFHRPHPTRMEYMSLDPISLALGDKASIADKPEVVPSTIDAEEERDRAVRGKLVEKLKLHTVVKHMPSPKEQALPLIINQVNCAYEMGKLMEKNSHLIGIRVKRSMSVGERVVESATTLWDLFVLGVSYVFWQWIWPVATRVFIIGLVFHRTIAEVVLQILEWRARPDAAALKDISATAQQVDIRLQQFCYWPIQYVKLRQRKDDWESVTTSHPDYIRFYNSLWLVANDVIIGIALGSYIIDNANWVAFQINSVLTGWTVEGLQRTISWLMDWPAGLKLNNELAAFLGDLFLWVIENWAGMHFLLLDLLFSFAKFGAACIANLQPYLPHVIYVVGCSSFAGASMPIALFSDLVSILTVHIYSFYVASARIFNWQLTIIISLFHLFRGKKRNVLRHRIDSCDYDLDQLLLGTILFTVLFFLLPTVIVFYLTFASARMLIISLKAALDTCLAFLNHFPLFALMLRVKDSRRLPGGIRFELREEQDRSLHPYSAVPYIHLESIPLSLRAMFDQYFQLGHRLRKHYLSPRVIFCLFTGRFVPPIHRRNLYSMQYSMLPAHRAGMAEVWSLLTQPRKTSSGSSGSSSMGGVTAANGLVRIPSGFGQGDVRRRGYRY, encoded by the exons ATGCACCCCTTTTCCATCCTCACTCTCGGTATCTTTGTAGCGGGCTATATCACTGCGCGGTGGGATCTTGTTACGCGGCTATACGAACTGGCCATCTTTGCGTGGGATCACGGTGTCGTG CCTCGAAATGTCGACAATGCACTACGTGCTGGAATCCTCTTTCGCAACAGCCCTCACCCTATTGCGCGGATATTCACGCTCTGTGGAAGGTCGACAATGCATGTTCTGGGATCCACTAATCCTCAAGAGCCGCCATCAGCATTTAACCCGGCCCATCTCCATGTGACAACGCATCCGTCGTATAAAGTCCCTCGGATATATTGTCCGCCGGAGGCGAATATATCTGTTCAGGTTATCATGTTTCATCGTCCACATCCGACCCGGATGGAGTACATGTCCCTGGATCCGATTTCCCTTGCTCTGGGGGATAAAGCGTCCATCGCTGATAAACCAGAGGTTGTACCTTCGACCATCGATGCCGAAGAGGAGCGGGATAGAGCAGTGCGGGGCAAGctggtcgagaagctgaAATTACACACAGTCGTCAAACATATGCCTTCGCCTAAGGAGCAAGCACTgcctctcatcatcaaccaggtCAATTGCGCTTATGAAATGGGAAAGTTGATGGAAAAGAATAGCCATCTGATTGGAATTCGGGTTAAGCGAAGTATGAGCGTGGGAGAACGAGTGGTCGAGTCGGCGACAACTCTCTGGGACCTCTTTGTCCTCGGTGTCTCATATGTGTTCTGGCAGTGGATCTGGCCGGTGGCCACTCGTGTTTTCATCATCGGCCTCGTCTTCCATCGCACGATTGCCGAGGTTGTTCTGCAGATACTTGAGTGGCGAGCTCGTCCTGATGCAGCTGCTTTGAAAGACATCTCTGCGACGGCTCAGCAGGTTGACATTCGACTCCAGCAATTTTGCTACTGGCCGATACAGTACGTTAAGCTGCGCCAGAGGAAAGATGACTGGGAGAGTGTGACCACGAGTCATCCGGATTACATCCGTTTTTACAACAGCTTGTGGCTCGTTGCCAATGATGTGATCATCGGTATTGCGCTGGGATCATACATCATCGACAACGCCAATTGGGTGGCTTTCCAAATCAACAGTGTCCTCACTGGCTGGACAGTAGAAGGCTTGCAGAGGACGATATCGTGGTTGATGGACTGGCCGGCCGGCTTGAAGCTTAATAACGAACTTGCTGCATTCTTGGGTGACCTCTTTCTCTGGGTCATTGAAAATTGGGCCGGTATGCATTTTCTTCTACTAGACCTATTGTTCTCTTTCGCTAAATTTGGTGCAGCTTGCATTGCGAATCTACAGCCTTACCTCCCGCATGTCATATACGTCGTTGGGTGCTCGAGTTTCGCCGGAGCGAGCATGCCGATCGCCCTTTTTTCCGATCTCGTCTCCATTCTAACCGTGCATATCTACTCGTTCTACGTTGCGTCCGCCCGCATATTCAATTGGCAGCTTACTATCATCATatctctctttcatctcttcCGCGGCAAGAAGCGCAACGTCCTTCGGCATCGAATAGACTCGTGTGATTACGACCTTGATCAGCTTCTGCTTGGCACTATTCTCTTCACagtcctcttcttccttctgccgACTGTGATTGTATTCTATCTAACGTTTGCCTCTGCGAGAATGTTGATCATCTCGCTAAAAGCGGCACTCGACACATGTTTGGCTTTTCTCAACCATTTCCCTCTATTTGCGTTGATGTTGCGCGTGAAGGATTCCCGACGGTTGCCAG GTGGCATTCGTTTCGAACTACGCGAGGAACAGGACAGGTCTCTTCATCCTTACTCCGCTGTCCCTTATATCCATCTCGAG TCGATTCCACTTTCCCTGCGCGCCATGTTCGACCAGTACTTCCAACTGGGCCACCGTCTTCGGAAACACTATCTTTCTCCGCGCGTGATATTTTGCCTCTTCACTGGCCGTTTTGTGCCTCCTATCCACCGCCGTAACCTATACAGTATGCAGTACAGCATGCTCCCTGCGCATCGGGCCGGTATGGCCGAGGTGTGGTCTCTGCTGACCCAGCCCCGAAAAACAAGCAGTGGTAGCAGTGGCTCTTCTTCGATGGGAGGGGTCACGGCTGCCAATGGGTTAGTTAGGATTCCATCGGGGTTTGGTCAAGGAGATGTCAGACGACGGGGCTACCGCTATTAA
- a CDS encoding DNA replication factor Cdt1 C-terminal domain-containing protein: MPRTSRQTRLPRGQVGIQSFARATKPSCSTLQDTKKPAAAQLPVSPSKKRKLNELENVDCATGEPRQTTIPEEAGTPSKTLRFSQLCVSTPRSGHYACSKTEASPAPAPPSSPSKRGGARVKRSNSLIVVERPACVEEFLSLHSAFLKALAIHSAHNGATTAADLREFLQAVERMWKKRKVVVKDLQRLIWAWEQGDEGNGPRYRLANYGLGKVCLERAPVNRERLDRFDEKELQDRFERVVDLLWEKAVDAADGDESQVDFFETLGVSPVHESLTPFTTFRKGQQRLQDLKGGVIKLKTEKLRADSQPETPAKPLDATTTRRKGLLERIKSKELLQSKLPPPPSKETLLRRAAAERAEEVVAVLALLRPVGYVGSGPKAVLAAQKKPFQLEMIVQNVQDSLRNPISSREVEMCVELLARPDIAGQWIEVVAVNQIKSVVLKSCASVYPKEIGAKVSKLELD, from the coding sequence ATGCCGCGCACCTCAAGACAAACCCGCCTTCCCCGAGGGCAGGTTGGTATTCAGAGCTTTGCAAGAGCAACTAAACCAAGCTGCTCAACGCTGCAAGACACCAAaaagcctgctgctgcacagCTCCCCGTCTCGCCttccaagaaaagaaaactCAATGAGCTCGAAAACGTCGACTGCGCCACAGGAGAGCCCCGCCAGACAACCATTCCGGAAGAAGCTGGCACGCCTTCCAAAACCCTCCGCTTCAGTCAACTGTGTGTCTCGACGCCCCGGAGCGGTCACTATGCGTGTTCAAAGACTGAGGCGTCGCCTGCGCCTGCGCCGCCCTCCTCCCCTTCGAAGCGTGGGGGTGCCAGAGTCAAACGCTCTAACAGTCTGATAGTCGTGGAGCGTCCGGCTTGTGTGGAGGAATTCTTGAGTCTGCATTCGGCTTTTCTGAAGGCGCTGGCGATTCACTCTGCGCATAATGGGGCAACGACCGCGGCGGATTTGCGGGAATTCCTTCAAGCGGTCGAGCGGATgtggaagaagcggaaggTTGTGGTTAAGGATCTACAGCGGTTGATATGGGCTTGGGAGCAGGGAGATGAGGGCAATGGCCCAAGGTACCGGCTTGCGAATTACGGGCTTGGGAAGGTGTGTTTGGAACGGGCGCCTGTCAATAGAGAACGGTTGGACCGGTTCGATGAAAAGGAGTTACAAGACCGATTCGAGCGGGTGGTGGACCTGCTGTGGGAGAAGGCTGTGGACGCGGCTGATGGGGATGAGAGCCAGGTGGATTTCTTCGAGACGCTGGGCGTCTCACCCGTTCACGAGTCTCTGACTCCCTTCACTACGTTTCGAAAGGGCCAGCAGCGGCTGCAGGATTTGAAGGGTGGAGTGATCAAGCTGAAGACTGAGAAGCTGCGAGCGGACTCGCAGCCTGAAACCCCGGCCAAGCCGCTGGACGCGACGACCACGCGTCGGAAGGGGCTTCTGGAGCGGATTAAGAGCAAGGAACTCCTTCAGTCGAAgttgccgccgccgccgtcgaaGGAAACGCTGCTTCGGcgcgctgctgctgaacgCGCAGAGGAGGTCGTCGCCGTTCTGGCTCTGCTTCGGCCTGTAGGGTATGTGGGCAGCGGGCCGAAAGCTGTTCTGGCTGCCCAGAAGAAACCGTTCCAGTTGGAGATGATTGTGCAGAACGTTCAGGACTCTCTACGGAACCCAATATCATCAAGGGAGGTGGAAATGTGTGTGGAACTTTTGGCTCGACCAGACATTGCTGGACAATGGATTGAAGTCGTTGCCGTGAATCAAATTAAGTCGGTGGTGCTGAAGTCTTGTGCCAGCGTTTATCCCAAGGAGATCGGTGCGAAGGTCAGCAAGTTGGAATTGGATTAG